Genomic segment of Populus trichocarpa isolate Nisqually-1 chromosome 12, P.trichocarpa_v4.1, whole genome shotgun sequence:
ACCTGAGGCTAGTCCTAGTCGCATTCTGAGGAGAAACTTCACTGCAATCATAACTCGCTGGAAGCTGGGAAACATACATGTCTATGATAGTCACATCTATGGATGTCAATGTGTACTTTTAGGTCACCTTCCTGATAAAATGCTAGATATGAGCTTAATTCAGCAATATTTATGCAAACCAAAGGATGCTGATTTTGCAGCCGTTGCTTACATGGTTGATATTATCTGAAATTTCTTAGTTGTTTTGTTCTATGGTGTTAGTATGCACCCATCAATACACTATAAGAAAATCAGACACTCCTAAGAAGCAAAGTCTAGCAACGTCTTACTGTAAatacaaggaaagaaagaacaaatATTAAGGTTTAAGATTATCACGTTTTTCATACCTGATACAGAATTGCTCTTCTTGTGCTAGACCCAACATGCTCATCAAGATATTCCTGCAGATCAGAAATAAACATCATGTGAGTTCCTGCAGTCACAAAACTGACTCGAGACACTATCAGAGAGTAAACATGCCAAGTTTGTCTTTGCACAttccatttggtttttttaaagacGCTCCATATCTGGTGGGGAAGatttctttccattttccaAAGTAGCTATAAGCCTCTTTACAGAATTTCTCCAGAGCTACCCAAATTCCTGGTCCGCTTCTCATCATTACCTTTGTGTAGTGGGTGTCTAAGTCAACTGCAGCCCTTTGCTCAGGAGTTTTTGCCTTCAAGAAACGGATAGCGACAGATATTGTTCGACTGTCAAGCTGCAAGATacaaaaaattcatcattttttaatcatgtGACTCGAATTTTAAAACAGGAAAGACAATACCCTCTGGTTCTCGGAAAAGAAAAATGCACTTTATGGCTGGTGACAACCAAATAGCTTAAAATGTGGTTGAGAGCTTACAAAACTAATGGATGTGACGTGAATTCTGATAAGAGAGATTCCCAGTGCACATTAGCACGAGAAACTACTCAGACAGTTATATTTTCTTCACCCCTCTTTGGCAATCTCCATCAATGGTGAAAACAAGAACACTCAAATCAATTACAGAACCAGAGAAGATCTAGTTCTCTCTGTGCCCTCACAATGATGTAATATTAACCTTATATATTGATCATTAGCAGCTCAAAGGCTTATCAAATATTATCAAAAGAAGATCCAACACTAACAAAGAGTGTTACAAATAGCGTTATTAAaacattgtttgtttttgtgtttgaagctaCCTTTGAATGTGTTTCAGTTTCAAAAATACATTTggcttgaaaaaacatcaaattattttgatataccgatgttaaaacattaaaaaaattattttcccaaAAGGCCAAAGGCTCGGTAGCACAAAAGATAATCTTCAAACTAGGTTAGGTCGGGAAAGAGAAGTTCACACAGGGCCAAAAAGTTGTAGCTGGGAACTTAATCAGTGGATTTTTGTTAGCAGCTAATCCTGTATCAATCTTAAACACTATGATGTTTATATTAAATAGATCAGATGATTGGAGGACCAAATCCACAAATCACCTCCAAAACAaggtcggttttttttttttttctctcacctATAGAACAGGCCGTTCTGGTGCCAAGTTGCAGGCCGAGCATTGTGACTTTTGATGTGATTAATGCACAGAAGCGTTGATTAACTTGCCAGTTGATCCATAGTGaagcaataatttaaaaagtggCCATGTCCGACCCCACTAATATCCAATCAGTGTTTTCATAGTGAAGATGAAATACACATCTTATCAAGCAAACTCTGGAAAATACACATCTTATCACCTATTACTGAAGTAGATTCACATGTGAATTGAGTGAATTTGAGGGAACTAAGTTAGTGTTGAAGAGTTCGTAGAAACATGTAGACAGCACAGCTGAGCAGCGACATGAAGATATATAATACCTTTGGTAAACATTCGAAACCTCCACCGGTCACATTAAGTAATGCCAAAGATAGAACTCTGTCCGGCACCATTGCTGCTAACTTGCAAGCTATCATAGCACCTGTTTCAACAGTGACATAAACCAAACTCAGAATCAGTTGTTGCGAGCAGTTGATTTCAGTTACATTAAGTAATGGCAATAACAAAAATGGGAAACTCAGAATCACTGACTCACCCATTGAATGGCCAAATATATGAGCTTTTCTCCAACCCAAATGATCCATCAAAGCAATTGCATCTTTTGCCATTATTTTTGTTCTGCACtcagcaattaaaaataaaaaaccaatggaTCCCACACGCCTTTTGCTTAAACAATTAGCTGCTCTTTTATCAACAACCAATTATATTGCCAAGCAACACAAGTATCAAAAACTAATGAAGCTTCAACATGGATAGGTTAAAATTACCTATGATTTCTCTGATTCTACACAACTATTAAAcgataaaattcaatttctttcctATTTTTCTCATAAccaaacgagaaaaaaaaaatctcaaaagaaaGTTGTAAAGCAAATGGAGCTTCAACATCCACCTTCAAGAAAGTAAAACACAAAACCCAGATCAGAAAACATACCAAAACtacaaaaagaaatcataagaCATATCCAtgcatcaaaattcaaatgacCCACAACAAAAGAATCAAACTTGAACAACCCACataaaatattcaatgaaattaGTCTAAGAAAACTCACGTATATTCAGATTTCTTGGTGGGCACAGAACTCCTTCCCATACCACGATTATCAAAGGCACAAACTTGAATACCATTGCCACCATACCCACAACCCCCACTATCACTTGAGTTCGGATCAATGGCCCTCATTCTATCGTCGTCATTGGACCTCTCTGTACCTGTAAGTCCCTTTATTTGTGGACCCCATGAATCATGTGTCCCAGCCAATCCTGCTCCCAGCAAACAATCCACAATTCATCCATAAAAGAAACCCAATtcaaaactgaaaaagaaagattattttttgatgattgTTATTACCTATAATGAGAAGAACTTTTGTGGGGCCATGACCATAAGTCTTGTAAAAGATTTTGATgcctttgttgttgttgctgctgctgctgctgctgctagcAGCATCAACTGTATCATCTAAACTGGTCTGTTGTTTAGCTACCTCACAAAAAGGCATGGTGTTTGCTTCGTATACAAACACAAACTGTACAGTATAGCACAAATGGAAAGACAGGAAGGAGTTTGGACAAGAATTTGCAAGCTTccagaaagagaggagaaaacagagaagaagataATTCGGTGATGTTGGGGTGTATTTATTGGGGAGTTAATTATCACTTAGTCCCTATATGTTTGGAAATGTCATTTTCTAGTCCCTGTAAACCTTCATACATAATTCAGTCCCTTCATCACTTTGTTTCTATTTATTAGCCATTACTTTTTCAACCAGTGGTTAAACTAACAACTTGAtataataactaattaatataaaataattcacgATTCATATCTTCTAATTGCACAGCCACAAGTACAACAGCGCCAATAAGATCTTCAACCATACCAAAAGTTGCAACTATCCAAACGCAAGgcatatataaatactaaatgTGAAGCTTTTGAACTACATGGACTAACCAATCAGTTGTTTTGAAATTGAAGGactaatatataatttactcTTGATTGGGGATGAAGATGACAAGTTTGGTGGGGGTGGCAGATGAGAACCGGATGCTTTTTTAGCCGCATAGATAGAAGGCTGTTTCTGTTCATACAAAGTCAAAGTGTTTAATTTGGGCCATGGGGCAACGTGGGAAAATTATGAAGATTCCAAGTAGCGACGCCTAGTGTGTGTGCACACGGTGGTCGGTCCTTTTAGAGTGAGGTTCACCTAATcacaaatcttttattttatttttcttgaaaaataatatcattttattttattttaatattataagcATGGTTATAAATCTAGGATTTAATTTAAGTAATGAAAGTTGATTtaagtaaattttaatttttaaaaatatatctattaagatgatattattttgaccaaaacattttgttttctttttaaaaaaaattaacgaattATGGGTCGGACTTTAATCGGGTCAACTTGGACATccaggtttttttctttttctatttttatttaacacgAATCAATATAGGTCATTGGTTGGTTGAGTCCTGAATTTAGTTAGTTcaggttttataattataattataagtgaaattataaaaaataattttttatgtatttgttaatttcaatttaatctaataaattgattagaaaAATTCAAGACTGAAGTCCTAATCTGGATTAGGTTTTaagttgaatgaaaaaaatattaacttagtAAAACTCGGTTAATTTAGCAGGGTTTTTAGTTATCTCGATTTACCTAGTTAAAACCAActaaatcaatattaataatttttatttaaaaaattgaaatttatatatatatatatataactagacAATTAACAGTTTCATGATCAGTCAACCAACATGTGCAGACTACGTTGCTTTTAATCAAAGATTATTTCTAGATCATTTGtcttattatattatagaatgtagTATTCATCTAACATTTAATAGCGAAAGTTGAATTGTCTTCcctattcataagaaaaaaaattgtcttactatttaaatttggattttttttctttttttttcttctagtttgTTGAGTTTTTCTTATACTTTGAATATGTCCTCAACACATCACAACCTACCCTGTGTGATatcataattaagaaaataaaaataaaaaattgacaaaaactataatgaaacaataaatttgtatatgaaaaaaattggacaaaattatcagaaaattaaaaataaaaggacaccAATGCCTCCAAAATCAATTATCTTCCCTATCACAGGATACCAaagctctaatttttttttgtctttgcgTCCCTAAATGGGGTTGGGTATCACTGCTTCTTCATTGTTTCATCTTGTTATTCAGGTCTTCTAAATGGGTTTTTTAGGGCTTACAGAAAAATGGAAGACAAGTTGAGCGATTTACCGGACAACATGATTCACAAAATCCTTTTTTTCCTCGACACAAAATATGTTGTCTTGTCCAGAAGACGGAAAAACTTGCGGGCTTCAGTTCCGGACCTAAGTTTTGACAGCAAGGGTTTTATATACAGAACTAACGTTTCTTAAAGCTCTATCCGAAATGGGAGTAAGACTTGGATTGTCAACTAGATGACCTCTGttgaaagtaaattaatttCTGGAAATTAATTCAACCAGTTTTCATtcctattttttatcttatatcaCACTCGTCTTCTTCCAACAGCTTCGTTGTCAGTCATCAATGGAGGGTTTGGTAAATTATGCAGTGTCTCATATCAGGTTGAGGATTTTCGGTTTGTTTCCGATGATATTCAACTTGTTTCGTTACTAGTCTGTGGTTCTTAATTATCTCAATATTGTAAATTTGGTGATTTGttgacattttttgttttcggTCACGCCAATCTAACCTCATTGGACCTgtacatattttgttttgttaatatgAGAATGGTTTTGATGACCCTTTCGCTAGTTGTCTGAATTTGAGGTGCACATAGCGACGGTAGTACTGTCGGTTTTGGTCTCAGAAGAGGTTGAGAATAACTAAGTAAAATTAAACAATcctattttgttgattttgtcaATTGACAGAATATAACTGAAATTGGAATCTGTATTTGTTTTGTCCATGCCTGTTCAGCAATAGAAATCTAGGAAAGTGATTGAGTTTTGGGATCAATCCCAACCCATTTAGGGTTTGTGAGAGGGGGTTGGCATGGCTCAATGTCATCAAAGTGTTTTACATGTAATTTGTACCCCTGATGAGTTTAAGGAAACAATAACATGGATGCATTCCTTGCTTGATATTAATTGACCTGCCTCCATTGAGCTGACATTTTAAGACTAGCGTCGAAATCTGTCATTTGCTCTCATATGTGCATATCAATTTAGTCTTGGTacccttttctttgcttttctaAGTTCATTCTGTCTGAAAATTTGTGAAGTACGAACTGAAAATGTAGTAATGCATCATCTTTCATTTAGGAAGAGTCCATTGACGTCTCTGTTGGTTGTTTGCTTGTGTTTATCTCTTACAGTTGAGCATGTATATGCACACCTGTATATGAGCTCTGCTCTTCAATATACCTTTATTTTTGTTCAGATTGCATTGTCTTgtcagattttattttctttagagATATTTAGATTATATTGGTTTTACAAATTCTGTTAGTGAATTTCAACACCCGTTTTGTCTGTGCTAGTTGATCAGCTGTAAAATCCTAGGTAGGTGACCAAGTCCTGGCATCGATTCCAGCCCATTTAGGGTTCATGACAGAAGTTGGCATCGGCCTATGctgtcaaaatattttaaaccctaaccctaaatattttaaaatcctaGTGATTTGTCTGCCATTTCTTCTATTCTTCTTCCCTCCATGTTTTAAGCGCAAAGATGATTTCAACCTGTGAGATGATGCGTCGAAGCGCAAATGTTAGACTTTACAAACTGGGCTGACGAAATGGGAGCTTCCAGGAATATCCCCCTTGCTGGTGACACCAGAATGCCTCTGACACACACGAtaaaaagaaacgaaaaaagCTCAAATAGTCTATCATTATAGCATACATTGAGTTGAGATATCCATCAGTAGCTTCACCAGCCCTCACAAACACTCCCAGCAGAAATTAACTGCAGATAACATAGCTTACTTTTAATTCTTGCACTTCTGAGCTGATTTATTTTCTACTCATTAACCTCACCTCATGACGCGGGGTGCATATCGACAAGGAAGCAGTCCAGACGTGTCAAATGAGATATATCAACAATgtataacttttgatcattgGATCAGATTGAAAAATCCTAGTTATTTCTTTTGCTGTACGGACGTTGCGTCTCCTCCTCGATAATTAGGTTTTGAATCTCGTGCATTATGCATTTGGTATTCATCACGTTCTCTTAATAATACTGCATGTGACGTCATTGGAGACATGTCAACTTTTTCTAAGCCACCGTGAGCAGAGAAGCAGCTCAATTACTTCATTTTCCCTCATATAATGGCAACTGATCGATCGCCCCAGCTCAATCTTTCAAGCCACTGATCTGATACTCTCATGTGATTCACTCTTCCAGATGACTTAGCAAATTATGATATAATCTCTTGCATCACTCAATTCATTTAATAGAATGATCAACAGAAGTTGCAGAAAGCCAGCCATTTCTGCCAGGCTTAGAGTATAAATCAACCTTGAACAAAAACTTAATTAGACTGAATAATAAGTAAATGAACTgatcaaaacaacaacaaaaactttcaGTTCTTGCAAGAGCTTGCTTGGAGAGGGCCCTGCCTGCAAAATAATGAAGGTACGTAGAGCACAGAACTGTAACAAGCCATTTCCCTTTTTCACATGCCTTGACATATATAGCTATAGGGAATGTGAAGTATAAATTATCCAAGCAAGCACTTCATGGAATGAGAATTAAAAGGCTGCAATAAAAACTTtgtaaaaaagggaaaatttcAAGGTACAAATCTCTGTTACGATGTTTAAGAAAAGGAGCATCTTGTTcttgatcttttttcttttgctgatGGATTAATTGCTTTTTCCTTCAAGTTCTTTCACTCAATTTCCAAACTCCTCCATTCCCATGCAATAGGAAAACCACGTAAAAGCTTGAACTCTGGCTTGGTCGATCAATGTCAAACTTAATTAGCACAAGAGCCTGGAGGTATAAAGCCATACAATCTTACAATCCTCCAGCCGAAGTCCATAGGAGTTTCCTCTCTTCTCACAGCCACAGATTAAGCTGCAATTCGAGCCAGGAAATTAACCGCATATAATGATAAGTCTCGAAATccaaaatgtttaaaaataagaatgatATGTAGAATAAATCTGTTCGCCAGCCCTGCCAAAAGGTTCGAGCAATTGCAATGTACGTAGATATCATCACAGCGCCTGTATTTCATCGCTATCCCTTTTGAAATCACCATGGACACGCCCTACCTTCATGTAAACACGATAATGTTTAAGACCTGATTGCAATAGCTATTTGATGCTCAGCTTGAGTAAGTGGTATTGTAGCTaatatcatagttattaaactccgTCTACGAGCTTGCTTTCCGATTGATCTTCAATGAAACCCACATTCCGATTAACCTTGAATGAAACCCAATTGAGTTAACTACAATtagcttttttaatttctattaaaacaactttgtttttaGAATTCATCTCAGTTAACCTggtaatttataaattaatctaatagTCCATGAGTTGACCGGACAACAACTCGAACCCTAAACCGGGTGAGACCATGGGTCAAGCATACtttgattaaagaaattgaTTCAATTTTGATAGGTAAAAAGCTGAGTTGCCGGCGATGTACCAAAACTGACTCCGATCCGACGGATTCAATCTTGGATGCTGATTTCACCTTAGATTAATCATATACTTTTGTTGAATACAAACAAATTTTAGAATTAGGTAAGACCTCCAGATGTCTTTTGTTGAATACCAAAGCCATGTGATAATTAGCTTCCATTACAATATCCCAAATATGCCAAGATTGGTGCGTCAAATTTTCTTCGCCAGTCAATATTCAACCTATAGTGTGATATTTGTGAAATATATTTGCtctaaaataattacaaaacataatttgttccatgtttggaattgtgataGTAACAACggtttaaagaatttttttatttaaaaatatattaaaataaaaatttttatttttaaaatattatttttgatattaacaaattaaaacgatcggaaaacataaaaaaaattattttaaaaaaaaattcaaaatttttaaaaacacaatttacacCCGTTGTCAAACGAACACTTAGAaactgtttgggaacgcggtgcaaaccgtgtttctaaaaaaatttaaatttttttttgctaaaatttaatatgttttgtatgttttagatcgttttgatgtgctgatatcaaaaataattttaaaaaaatgaaaaaacatcattgacatgcatttcgacacgaaaagttatttgaaaaacaattataacaacACTGACAAATACTCTTTTAATCTAATCTAGAATCATGATGGGACAACTTTACAAGTTGCTTACTAATTGaaaatagatattaaaaaaatatagaagataaaactttgaattacGTACTAGATTAGTAGAGTAATTCGTCAATCCATAAGTTTACTTactttgtatatttttaatttaatttaattttgatttaattttaatcaagctgtttttgaattttactaATAAAGTTAGGTTTAAATGGAATAGATTAGATTTAAGGATTAATGacctaaaaaccaaaatttgacTAGAAAACGTAGAAGCCATCAAATTTCCAAATCAACCATGAATGAAACCACCATTTGGTCATATGATACGTCACCCTTGGGCCTACCAAAAAGAAAACGACACCATTTGGTCTCCCCAACGGTGACGTATGTCACTGGAACGTTACCGTTTTTATGTATCTTCCAAAGAAAGACGGATGCTGTAAGCGGGGTAACTAGGATAATCATTGACCGCCACATTTTAACAcacctatttttaaaatattttttatttaaaaatatattaaaataatatttttttatttttaaaaattatttttaacatcaatacatcaaaatatctgaaaatataaaaaaataatattaatttaaaacaaaaaaaaataaaaaaaatttaattttttcaaaaatactttcaaaacacaatgtcaaacactATCTAAACATCACCGTTTATTAAAGAACacaacttaaattattttacaaaattaaaaggaataaattattgttaaaagcagttttttaaaatatatatatatatatttacattttttttttaaaatactcgATAGAATAAAATGAAGGAGATAAAAgtaatatatgaaaattaattaaattttatagtttaaatttatttattaattaaatttaaattaaactttataattgaATGAACGTGACACATTGAGAAATGTAAGAGCATAAAagttaaaatagtaaaatgtaACCTTATGGAATCCAAAGAAACTAGAATGTAGTTTTACCATTCATAAATAACATTGAATTACCATGAAAgtaaagtatatataaaaaattaacatagttttaccattattaataaaataaataaaaaatctaatgttaattttttttttgtcatccaGGTTCATGGCCTAGGGAATTCCCTGCCTCTACATTCTAGGTTCTAATTTTTATGTGTATTTTTGTCACCCACGCGATATTTTACCTATCTATTAGGCTTATAGACTGTTTAGTGAATCTGGAGATTAGTTTTGGTGCGCGTAAACTGATCTGAAaccctaattataaaaaaaaaaagtaataataataacaataacaataaataacaataaatctaattttataaggggttaatttttaatttgcttaAGCTAACTTATCACTAAAGCAGGGCTCTGACAGTCTCAATCTCTTTAGTGTctcccttttctcttttctggATTCCCCACCTTCTCTCCTCTTCCCTCTACTAGGGTTTTCCAAGACTCATAGAGACAATCAAGCAGCAGGAAAGCGAAGAAAAGCAAAGACTCAAATCCCATCAAGAGAATTGCAAGAAAGAATCAAACCCTGAACATTTGACAAATCTAAGGATCAGAGAAAGAGAGGAACAGGCGGATCTTTAGTGTATAAACCTTTGCATTTTGTTGGGGGGTTTTCAAGAAAATGGACAGATCTAGATCCAAGAGAAACTACTACTATGACCATCAAGATTATGACAATGACAacctcaacaacaacaacatgacTAGGACGACCAAACCCAgatacaacaataacaacaacaacaattattaCCGTCACCGTGGACAAGGAGGCAACAACAtgttcaacaacaacaacaacaggttTTCAAGAAcccaacagcagcagcaaccacagcaacagcagcagcaacaagacCAATCATCGTCATTAATGGTGACAACAAGTTACAGAATTTTATGTCATGATATGAAAGCAGGAGGAGTAATTGGGAAGTCGGGGAGTATAATAAAGTCAATTAGGCAACACACAGGGGCGTGGATTAATGTTCATGAGTTGATTCCTGGTGACGAGGAGAGAATTATTGAGATTTCGGATACGCGTAGGAGAGACCCAGAAGGGAGAATGCCTTCCTTTTCGCCAGCGCAAGAGGCGCTCTTCTTGATACATGATAGGATTCTTGAGAATGATTTGCAGTATGGGGTGGTGAGTAGTGGTGTTGGTGGGTTGGAAGAGGATGAGTATGTGGGGAGAGGAGGAAATAGAGTGGCTACCAGGTTGGTTGTTTCTAGAATGCACGTGGGTTGTTTGTTAGGAAAAGGGGGGAAGATTATTGAGCAAATGAGGATGGAAACAAAGACCCAGATTAGGATTTTGCCTAGAGATCATACTTTGCCAAGATGTGTTTCCATGTCTGAGGAGATTGTTCAGGTTTTATGTTTCCCCAATTCATCTCTTGTGCTGTACTTGTGACTGAATATTACTGCTGCCAGGACCTTTTTATTGAACAAAATGTTGGATGGAACTTGATTTTGGTGAAACTGAAACTGACCGTATCAGGGGAGTTAGTGGATTGATTTGTAAATGACTTGTGCAATTTTAAATGCAATGGATTTAATGCAATGTTTGGGAGTTATGAAACATTATACTTGAGTTTTGGCTTATTATCGAGGACTGAGAATATCTGGggttttctttgattgattGTAAGATGATTGTGACGTTATgaaatttataggatttttaagaaattattactGCATTGCTATTTAGATATTTGATTTGATCCATTTGAAACTGGAAAAGAGATCAATGATTGGAAGCTGATGAGTTAGAGCTGTCAATTGTTCAATTTCATTGAATTGTGGCTGGTTGTGCTTTCTGATGTGTTTGGTGTCTTTAATTCTTGATTAGAGAACCAGATTGTTGAATTACTTTTAATAAGATTTTCAGGACGTGAATTATTTCCATATGGCAGTTAAAGTTT
This window contains:
- the LOC7496406 gene encoding RNA-binding KH domain-containing protein RCF3 isoform X2, with the protein product MDRSRSKRNYYYDHQDYDNDNLNNNNMTRTTKPRYNNNNNNNYYRHRGQGGNNMFNNNNNRFSRTQQQQQPQQQQQQQDQSSSLMVTTSYRILCHDMKAGGVIGKSGSIIKSIRQHTGAWINVHELIPGDEERIIEISDTRRRDPEGRMPSFSPAQEALFLIHDRILENDLQYGVVSSGVGGLEEDEYVGRGGNRVATRLVVSRMHVGCLLGKGGKIIEQMRMETKTQIRILPRDHTLPRCVSMSEEIVQGFGNA
- the LOC7464281 gene encoding uncharacterized protein LOC7464281: MPFCEVAKQQTSLDDTVDAASSSSSSSNNNKGIKIFYKTYGHGPTKVLLIIGLAGTHDSWGPQIKGLTGTERSNDDDRMRAIDPNSSDSGGCGYGGNGIQVCAFDNRGMGRSSVPTKKSEYTTKIMAKDAIALMDHLGWRKAHIFGHSMGAMIACKLAAMVPDRVLSLALLNVTGGGFECLPKLDSRTISVAIRFLKAKTPEQRAAVDLDTHYTKEYLDEHVGSSTRRAILYQEYVKGISSTGMQSSYGFDGQVNACWTHKMTRTEIELIRSAGFLVSVIHGRHDIIAQIYYARRLAKKLQPFARLVDLHGGHLVSHERTEEVNQALCDLISASDKKMNPHVWTNFPKESSRWSEKGSLLGKTCVEGKTDDICSTVCVIEKLHLSISYVFGLFVFMFEYIQRAIRSRHPARVGSSLT
- the LOC7496406 gene encoding RNA-binding KH domain-containing protein RCF3 isoform X3, which encodes MDRSRSKRNYYYDHQDYDNDNLNNNNMTRTTKPRYNNNNNNNYYRHRGQGGNNMFNNNNNRFSRTQQQQQPQQQQQQQDQSSSLMVTTSYRILCHDMKAGGVIGKSGSIIKSIRQHTGAWINVHELIPGDEERIIEISDTRRRDPEGRMPSFSPAQEALFLIHDRILENDLQYGVVSSGVGGLEEDEYVGRGGNRVATRLVVSRMHVGCLLGKGGKIIEQMRMETKTQIRILPRDHTLPRCVSMSEEIVQVLI